One Parageobacillus sp. KH3-4 genomic region harbors:
- the cccB gene encoding cytochrome c551 — MKWKLASLFIGASLLLAACGGGNDASNNNNDNGGGATASAAEEIFQQNCSSCHGKDLSGGAGPNLQKVGSKYSKDEIKKIIENGRGSMPAGVIKGEDANKVAEWLASKK; from the coding sequence GGCGCTTCGCTTTTGCTCGCTGCCTGTGGCGGTGGAAATGACGCGTCCAATAACAACAACGATAACGGTGGCGGCGCGACGGCATCGGCGGCAGAAGAGATTTTCCAACAAAACTGTTCTTCGTGTCACGGGAAAGATTTATCAGGCGGTGCAGGTCCAAACTTGCAAAAAGTTGGAAGCAAATACTCGAAAGATGAAATTAAAAAAATTATTGAAAACGGACGCGGCAGCATGCCGGCTGGCGTTATCAAAGGAGAAGACGCCAACAAAGTGGCGGAATGGCTTGCGTCCAAAAAATAA